GTTAGATGAAGCCACATCAGCTTTAGATAATATTTCAGAATATAAAGTTCAAAAAGCTATGAAAGCCCTTGTGAAAAATAGAACCACATTTATCGTTGCTCATAGACTATCTACTATACGAGATGCAGATAGAATTATCGTTATGAAAAAAGGTAGTTGTGTAGAAAAGGGCACCTATGAAGAACTTATTAAGAAAAAAGGGGAATTTTATAATATGCAAAAATTACAAGCTTAGTTTATATACGAAGATAGTAAGAAGCTGTTATTTGATATCTTTTAGACTTTAGACAAATGCAAAAGTTGTACTTATAGAAGCAAAGTATACAAATGCCCAAGTTAGGCTAAGAAAATGGTTTGTACACCATAGTACAAAGAATTTTGGTAACTTCTATAAGTATAACATTTTGAGACATTCTACGAATATTTATCATCAGGATCAGAATAAAATCGTTTGTTTTCGTTTAATGTAGTAAGCTTATCCATATCTTCAGTAGATAGTTCAAAGTCAAATATATTACCATTCTCTTTAATTCTATGGGGTTTACTGGATTTTGGAATAACAATAATATCTTTTTGAATAATAAAACGTAAAGCGACTTGAGCAGAGGTTTTGTTGTATTTAAGAGATAGCTCTTTTAATAAATCTATGTTTAAGACTTCTCCACGCATTAATGGCGCATAAGCTTCTAGTTGAATGTGATTGGATTGACAATAGGTTAAAAGGTTGTTTTGTTGAAGTTTAAGGTGAAATTCCACTTGATTAACCATTGGTTTTATTTTAGCTGTGGATAATAAATCTTCTAAATGGTGGGTTTTAAAATTACTAACGCCTATTGCTCTTACTTTTCCAGAATTATAGATTTTTTCCATTGCTTCCCAAGTTTCATTAGAAATCTTTTTAGGCCAATGAATTAAATATAAATCAAGGTAGCTAGAGTCAAGGTTATTCATCGTTTCGTCAAAAGCATTAAGGGTAGAATGATAGCCTTGATCAGAATTTTTAACTTTACTCACTAAAAATATTTCTTCACGAGGAATTTGGCTTTCTTTAATGGCTTCTCCAATTCCTTTTTCATTTTCATAGGCTTTTGCCGTGTCAATATGGCGATAGCCACAAGCTAAGGCTTCTTTTACGGCTATTTTTTCAGAGCCATCTACTGTTTGAAAAGTACCTAAACCTAATTTGGGTATTTTGACATTATTATACAAAGTGAAAAAAGTTTCATTAATCATCATTGAAAACCTCCTTTCTACTATTCTAATATATTAAGATTAATATAACAAGGTTTATTATGATAAGCTATTGACGAGTAACAGATTTTCTTTTTGTTTCAGGCACAAGTTATTAATGAAAATGTCGAAAATTGTAAATATAGCTTTTATGTTGTATTCTAATTTGGTATAATAAAGTAATAAAGAGAGAGGTGGGAATTATGAAAGGTACAGTTGTATCGACATGGTTAAAAACTTGTAATGAATTATATGGCAAGGAATTAGTTAATGATGCATTAACTCAAGCCAATATTTCTACAGAAAAAACATTTACTCCTTTAGAAGAAGTAAGTGATGAACTTGTAAGTATTATTATGAACCATATTGCCAAGGAAAAAAATGTGGCGTTATTTGATTTGTGGGAGACCCTTGGTAAACATAATTTGAAAACATTTCAGGAAGATTATCCAGCATTTTTTAGACAAAAAAACTTATTTAATTTTTTGAAATCAATGAATGATGTTCATAAAATTGTTATGAAAAGAATTCCTGGGGCAAAGCCGCCAATTTTAGATTTAGAAACGGTTTCTTCAAAAGAAGCTTATTTTACATATCATTCAAAACGAGGTATGTTTGGTTATTTTTCAGGTTTATTAAAAGGAGCAGCAGAACATTTTAACGAAGTAATAGAAATAGAAGAGGTTTATAAAACAGATAATGAATTAAAGTTAAAATTGACATTTGAAAAAAACATAAGTTATAAAAAAAGTTTTGTTATGAA
The genomic region above belongs to Natranaerovirga hydrolytica and contains:
- a CDS encoding aldo/keto reductase, with amino-acid sequence MMINETFFTLYNNVKIPKLGLGTFQTVDGSEKIAVKEALACGYRHIDTAKAYENEKGIGEAIKESQIPREEIFLVSKVKNSDQGYHSTLNAFDETMNNLDSSYLDLYLIHWPKKISNETWEAMEKIYNSGKVRAIGVSNFKTHHLEDLLSTAKIKPMVNQVEFHLKLQQNNLLTYCQSNHIQLEAYAPLMRGEVLNIDLLKELSLKYNKTSAQVALRFIIQKDIIVIPKSSKPHRIKENGNIFDFELSTEDMDKLTTLNENKRFYSDPDDKYS